In Lysobacter firmicutimachus, one genomic interval encodes:
- a CDS encoding peptidoglycan-binding protein, translating into MDRFQNSNEGIATVNYRVIQKGVSVNIPVGSFDSLVTHHPFDNQDAVVSNGRVIRAQPGRRHALIGGEVQEIAISGERGALNLTEDQVLLKKDFMLEDSRIPSGGRGVRDVDVPSPVAGYVGRCNAAEGLVDIYDRKGGEVIARIRHMQPIHVQEDTEVAYGQSLGMQNNQATAKVHVHMEVDTRYYKHYENYVDDLVSGRLSIDPARRNQGIGARPVIDDGVIRIGETSGVVEQLQRVLNEQGYLDANGQRLPEDGVYRLSMQAAVIRYQDANGLPRTGDIDPATLQQALPRVFPSELNRPLEERGLPSYLGPLGAVGPAAAPRNDPFLVQAEAAVRRMEQGLGRGYDENSARLAASVAGMAREAGLSKIDHIVLSQGAGTVRPGEFVFAVEGALNDPAHRRAHMRTDEALAQPVERSLEKLQAANEVQARQATLEADQQGQHMAHQPRTV; encoded by the coding sequence ATGGATCGATTTCAGAACTCGAACGAAGGCATTGCTACGGTCAACTACCGCGTCATCCAAAAAGGGGTGTCGGTCAACATTCCGGTTGGAAGTTTCGATAGCCTGGTGACACACCATCCTTTTGACAATCAGGACGCCGTGGTTTCGAACGGCAGGGTGATTCGCGCGCAGCCTGGGCGGCGTCATGCGCTGATCGGTGGCGAGGTTCAGGAGATCGCTATAAGCGGCGAGCGTGGCGCGCTCAACTTGACCGAGGACCAAGTACTTTTAAAAAAGGATTTCATGCTGGAGGACTCCCGCATTCCTTCAGGCGGTCGTGGTGTTCGCGATGTTGATGTTCCCTCGCCCGTGGCTGGTTATGTTGGACGGTGCAACGCGGCAGAAGGGCTGGTCGACATTTACGACCGTAAGGGCGGAGAGGTCATTGCGCGGATTCGGCATATGCAGCCGATTCACGTCCAAGAAGACACAGAAGTGGCGTACGGGCAGTCGCTGGGTATGCAGAACAACCAGGCGACAGCGAAAGTGCACGTGCACATGGAGGTCGATACGCGTTACTACAAGCATTACGAAAATTATGTCGACGATCTCGTCAGTGGTCGGCTATCCATCGACCCAGCACGCCGCAACCAGGGCATCGGAGCCCGTCCCGTCATCGACGATGGGGTGATCCGCATCGGTGAGACATCCGGCGTCGTCGAGCAGTTGCAACGCGTACTCAACGAGCAAGGCTACTTGGATGCCAATGGTCAGCGGCTGCCGGAGGACGGGGTCTACCGGCTATCGATGCAGGCCGCGGTTATTCGCTACCAAGATGCCAACGGCTTGCCGCGTACCGGCGATATCGATCCGGCGACGTTGCAGCAGGCCTTGCCGCGCGTGTTTCCGTCGGAGTTGAACCGTCCCCTGGAGGAGCGCGGTCTGCCGAGCTATCTCGGTCCGCTCGGTGCGGTCGGGCCTGCCGCGGCGCCCAGGAACGATCCCTTCCTGGTCCAAGCCGAGGCTGCGGTTCGGCGGATGGAGCAGGGGCTGGGACGGGGCTACGACGAGAACAGCGCGCGGCTGGCGGCCAGCGTGGCCGGCATGGCGCGCGAGGCGGGGCTGTCGAAGATCGACCACATCGTACTGAGCCAGGGTGCCGGCACGGTCCGCCCCGGCGAGTTCGTGTTCGCGGTGGAGGGCGCCTTGAACGACCCGGCGCATCGGCGTGCGCACATGCGGACCGACGAAGCTTTGGCCCAGCCGGTCGAACGGTCGTTGGAGAAGCTGCAGGCGGCCAACGAGGTTCAAGCCCGGCAGGCCACCCTGGAGGCCGATCAGCAAGGCCAGCACATGGCCCATCAGCCGCGAACGGTGTGA
- a CDS encoding lysozyme inhibitor LprI family protein: MTFRCIKHAALALALSTACAAAAAVRPAAAATATPTTAAAAEEDCFSASDLATREQCFFKMSDDEIAECERIRLFACRPYREMYRLDEELAALQREALASARKRFASYVDGDPAYLDDLADYLAKSGQAWAQFRDMDCLLEPLAQGMSRREAENLTEACRAERTRARIAQLRSLFFPGER; this comes from the coding sequence ATGACTTTCAGGTGCATCAAGCATGCCGCTCTGGCGCTGGCCTTGTCGACGGCGTGTGCGGCCGCGGCAGCGGTCCGCCCTGCCGCCGCTGCGACCGCGACGCCGACCACGGCGGCGGCAGCGGAGGAGGACTGCTTTTCCGCTAGCGACCTCGCAACGCGCGAGCAGTGCTTCTTCAAGATGTCCGATGACGAGATTGCCGAGTGCGAGCGCATACGGCTGTTCGCATGTAGGCCTTATCGCGAGATGTATCGCTTGGATGAGGAGCTAGCCGCCTTGCAGCGCGAGGCCTTGGCCAGCGCGCGCAAGCGCTTCGCTTCCTATGTGGACGGCGATCCGGCTTATCTGGACGACTTGGCCGATTACCTGGCCAAGTCGGGTCAGGCCTGGGCGCAGTTCCGCGACATGGATTGCCTGCTGGAACCGCTCGCGCAAGGCATGTCGCGGCGCGAAGCCGAAAACTTGACCGAAGCCTGCCGTGCCGAGCGAACCCGGGCGCGTATCGCTCAACTGCGGAGTTTGTTCTTTCCGGGGGAGCGGTAG
- a CDS encoding transcriptional regulator yields MSVRLPQETAAVRINRYEKAVHDADLATARRIAQSLGVPLAFLYADTDVLAEAILTLGLLSKAEQRKAVADLKARLAQAGASGEKG; encoded by the coding sequence ATGTCTGTACGTTTGCCGCAGGAAACAGCCGCGGTCCGCATCAACCGCTACGAAAAGGCCGTCCACGACGCCGATCTGGCCACCGCGCGCCGCATCGCGCAATCGCTGGGCGTCCCGCTCGCCTTCCTCTACGCCGACACCGACGTGCTGGCCGAGGCCATCCTGACCCTGGGCCTGCTGTCCAAGGCCGAGCAGCGCAAGGCCGTGGCCGACCTCAAGGCCCGGCTGGCGCAGGCAGGGGCGTCTGGCGAGAAGGGCTGA